The following coding sequences are from one Pigmentibacter sp. JX0631 window:
- a CDS encoding glycoside hydrolase family 57 protein — MVAICFYFEVHQPFRINHYRIKEINKHKPYFNSESNEQIFQKVAKKCYWPAGLLFASLLKNFPENFKISFSMSGTFLEQCELYDKKLLELYQDILSLPNTEIICETSHHSLASLYDEEEFYAQVDRQKQKIFELFSKVPTTFRNTELIYSNRIGNLVSNSGFNICLLEGWDPFLPDGWNPHHVFHHPENHNLKLLPKSYKLSDDLAFRFSNRAWAEWPLTADKYKIWFEKLLDGSHEFVGLFMDYETFGEHQWAETGIFEFLEHFITNMTHDQRFEFLTVSEVAAKFQSRASMSVDRPLSWADTERDISAWLGNRIQEDAIQKAYKLKSQVYALNDPQILEEWRKLLTSDHFYYMCIKWSNDGDVHKYFSPFDSPYEAYLDYVNILEDLECKCNKLYQAKIKSYERNIHRHAAGDISVCEKTTPVSQPQKNFSPALEKTAN; from the coding sequence ATGGTTGCAATATGCTTTTATTTTGAAGTACATCAGCCTTTTAGAATTAATCATTATCGAATAAAAGAAATAAATAAACATAAGCCTTATTTTAATTCTGAATCAAATGAACAAATATTCCAAAAAGTAGCAAAAAAATGCTACTGGCCCGCTGGATTACTATTTGCATCGTTATTAAAAAACTTTCCTGAAAATTTCAAAATTTCATTTTCAATGTCTGGTACATTCCTTGAGCAATGTGAATTGTATGATAAAAAACTTCTTGAACTGTATCAAGATATTTTAAGTCTCCCTAATACAGAAATTATTTGTGAAACTTCACATCATAGCTTAGCTTCCTTATATGATGAAGAGGAATTTTATGCACAAGTAGATAGACAAAAACAAAAAATATTTGAGCTATTTTCTAAAGTACCAACAACTTTTAGAAATACAGAATTAATCTATTCAAATAGAATTGGAAATTTAGTTTCCAATTCGGGCTTTAATATTTGTCTGTTGGAAGGTTGGGATCCCTTTCTTCCTGATGGTTGGAATCCGCACCATGTTTTTCATCATCCCGAAAATCACAATTTAAAATTGTTGCCAAAAAGCTATAAACTATCTGACGATCTTGCATTTCGTTTTTCAAATAGAGCTTGGGCAGAATGGCCATTAACCGCAGACAAATATAAAATTTGGTTTGAGAAACTGCTCGATGGAAGTCATGAATTTGTTGGTTTATTTATGGACTATGAAACATTTGGGGAACACCAATGGGCTGAAACAGGTATTTTTGAATTTTTAGAGCATTTTATAACGAATATGACTCATGATCAAAGATTTGAATTTTTAACTGTATCTGAAGTAGCAGCTAAATTTCAATCAAGAGCTTCCATGAGTGTTGATAGACCTCTGAGTTGGGCTGATACTGAAAGAGATATTTCTGCATGGTTAGGTAACAGAATTCAAGAAGATGCCATTCAAAAAGCTTATAAACTAAAATCTCAGGTTTATGCACTTAACGATCCACAAATTTTAGAAGAATGGCGGAAACTTTTAACTAGTGATCACTTTTACTATATGTGTATCAAATGGTCTAATGATGGAGATGTTCATAAGTATTTCAGTCCTTTTGACAGTCCATATGAAGCCTACCTTGATTATGTAAATATATTGGAAGATTTAGAATGCAAATGTAACAAACTTTACCAAGCTAAAATTAAAAGTTATGAAAGAAATATTCATCGACATGCTGCGGGAGATATTTCAGTATGCGAGAAAACTACTCCAGTATCACAGCCTCAGAAAAACTTCTCGCCTGCCTTGGAGAAGACGGCCAACTAA
- a CDS encoding glycoside hydrolase family 15 protein: MRENYSSITASEKLLACLGEDGQLKGLFWPYKDSRHSHLEFAICGFAINGESIWLDPLRDQLQIQFCPDEKIVISSWEVKHPKFFGAVVKKKTLAVHESVVEKWELTVPKELSSCKINLWLLSSWNICSEKRFQSVYTETGEDMIFAYSKDIWVGIGACNGSFYSHFQAVRAIQSNSFSTLGEIVDHFLLEPNKFRRIEMGKVYAAACTQPFVFTRSNDNYYEGKVTIFYGFGKNQEELEYRLSLYFDNNALEKEVNETIEKLQKNSNLKLKNLNFQEKRNYLKTVSLYVLQSLTDQSSGGIIAAPECDPDFKHSGGYGFVWPRDAAFCALSLIKCKELDLAKKILLFLAKTQNHHSDYFQRYDIQGNKAPSWCELQADQLGLVICAAIEYLQYENNILLLELIKKGTQKLIHDFSEKGSLQNSFDLWEECYGLHFYAHAAAYSALSRSVSLLPELAEQIQQSLKICKNFCFHYLFVAKQKRFARTVDPHSNRDLQADISLLSCIFPFNDFPIEDDIKISIFEFCYDKLTTKIGTLRYENDHYIGGNSWVLAGFWMSLAAFELTKIQPSMQELAEEIFKKSIDLSNEAGFFPEQVDSVTGKPIWIVPLAWSHAFYLWANEIFNLTKD, translated from the coding sequence ATGCGAGAAAACTACTCCAGTATCACAGCCTCAGAAAAACTTCTCGCCTGCCTTGGAGAAGACGGCCAACTAAAAGGACTCTTTTGGCCTTATAAAGATAGTAGACATTCTCATCTTGAATTTGCAATTTGTGGTTTTGCTATTAATGGAGAAAGTATTTGGCTAGATCCATTAAGAGATCAGCTGCAAATTCAATTTTGTCCAGATGAAAAAATTGTAATTTCAAGTTGGGAAGTTAAGCATCCAAAGTTTTTTGGTGCAGTTGTAAAGAAAAAAACATTAGCTGTTCATGAATCTGTTGTTGAAAAATGGGAATTGACTGTTCCGAAAGAATTAAGTAGTTGTAAAATTAATTTATGGTTACTTTCATCTTGGAATATTTGCTCTGAAAAAAGATTTCAATCAGTATATACAGAAACAGGCGAAGATATGATTTTTGCTTATTCTAAAGATATTTGGGTAGGAATTGGAGCATGTAATGGTTCTTTTTATTCCCACTTTCAAGCTGTAAGGGCTATTCAAAGTAACAGTTTTTCAACCCTTGGTGAAATAGTTGATCATTTTTTACTAGAACCAAATAAGTTTAGAAGAATTGAAATGGGAAAAGTATATGCCGCTGCTTGCACACAGCCATTTGTTTTTACCAGATCAAATGACAATTACTACGAAGGTAAAGTAACAATTTTTTATGGTTTTGGCAAAAATCAAGAAGAATTGGAATATAGACTTTCATTATATTTTGATAATAATGCCTTAGAAAAAGAAGTGAATGAAACAATAGAAAAGTTACAGAAGAACTCTAATTTAAAACTAAAAAATTTGAACTTTCAAGAAAAAAGAAACTATCTTAAAACTGTTTCTCTTTATGTTTTACAATCTTTAACTGATCAATCAAGCGGTGGTATAATAGCTGCTCCGGAATGCGATCCTGATTTCAAACATAGTGGAGGATATGGATTTGTTTGGCCAAGGGATGCTGCTTTTTGTGCTTTATCTTTAATAAAGTGCAAGGAATTGGATTTGGCAAAAAAAATTCTTTTATTTTTAGCAAAAACACAAAATCATCATTCTGACTATTTTCAAAGATATGATATTCAAGGAAACAAAGCTCCGAGTTGGTGTGAATTACAGGCTGACCAGCTGGGTTTAGTTATTTGTGCAGCTATCGAATATTTACAATATGAAAATAACATTCTACTTCTAGAATTAATTAAAAAAGGTACTCAAAAATTAATTCATGATTTTTCTGAAAAAGGATCTTTGCAAAATAGTTTTGATTTATGGGAAGAATGTTATGGCTTACATTTCTATGCGCATGCAGCAGCATATTCTGCCTTATCTCGATCTGTTTCATTACTCCCAGAACTTGCAGAGCAAATTCAACAATCTTTAAAAATATGTAAAAATTTTTGTTTTCATTACTTATTTGTGGCAAAACAAAAACGATTTGCTCGGACAGTTGATCCTCATAGCAACAGAGACCTCCAAGCTGATATTTCATTATTGTCTTGTATTTTTCCATTTAATGATTTTCCAATTGAAGATGACATAAAAATTTCTATTTTTGAATTTTGTTATGATAAACTAACTACTAAAATAGGAACCTTAAGATACGAGAACGATCACTACATAGGAGGTAACAGCTGGGTTTTAGCTGGATTTTGGATGTCACTTGCTGCTTTTGAATTAACAAAAATTCAACCATCAATGCAAGAATTAGCAGAGGAAATTTTTAAAAAATCCATTGATCTTAGTAATGAAGCCGGCTTTTTTCCCGAACAAGTTGATTCAGTAACAGGAAAACCTATTTGGATAGTACCATTAGCTTGGAGTCACGCTTTTTACTTATGGGCAAATGAAATTTTTAACTTAACAAAGGATTAA
- a CDS encoding ABC transporter substrate binding protein, with protein MHKFLSILFFLFLNIGNAFAGEKDIVVVESYSQNIKWDVDYANEIKKILGKDYKLTFFEMNTKVLPPSEHEGMGKKAWALIEKINPTLVVVGDDPALKYVGPPLEQNQIRTVYLGINDNPRIYFSQEPKYVTGVLERPLIKRSAAYIKKILPNAKKMLILFDKSRTSQIIDKDFFNNQKSISISDITYDIALIDQYSDWKKIISKANKEYDAIILGIYYSVFEDKKYVDHEQLIKWSEKNSKKPIFAFWDFAVGKEKAIGGLVLTGASQGKAAAEIALQLLNDPKKLPNSIYPLFLQEGKFIFSKTELKAKNITLPKDILDDTIFVD; from the coding sequence ATGCATAAATTTTTATCTATTCTTTTTTTTCTCTTCCTAAATATTGGAAATGCTTTTGCTGGTGAAAAAGATATTGTGGTTGTTGAAAGTTATTCCCAAAATATAAAATGGGATGTTGATTATGCAAATGAAATTAAGAAAATTTTAGGCAAAGATTATAAATTAACGTTTTTTGAAATGAATACAAAAGTTCTTCCACCATCAGAACATGAAGGCATGGGAAAAAAAGCATGGGCATTAATTGAAAAAATAAACCCAACTTTAGTTGTTGTAGGAGATGATCCTGCTTTGAAGTATGTTGGTCCTCCTTTAGAACAAAATCAAATAAGAACTGTTTATTTAGGCATCAATGACAATCCAAGAATTTATTTTTCTCAAGAACCTAAATATGTTACTGGTGTTTTGGAAAGACCTTTAATAAAAAGATCTGCTGCATATATTAAAAAAATATTACCTAATGCCAAAAAAATGCTTATCCTTTTTGATAAATCAAGAACATCTCAAATTATAGATAAAGATTTCTTTAATAATCAAAAATCTATTTCAATTTCAGATATTACTTATGATATTGCTTTAATTGATCAATATAGTGATTGGAAAAAAATTATTAGTAAAGCGAACAAAGAATACGATGCCATAATATTAGGTATTTATTACTCTGTCTTTGAAGATAAAAAATATGTAGATCATGAACAACTTATAAAATGGTCAGAAAAAAACTCTAAAAAACCAATATTTGCATTTTGGGATTTTGCTGTAGGGAAAGAAAAAGCAATTGGAGGTTTAGTATTAACAGGAGCAAGTCAAGGCAAAGCTGCAGCTGAAATAGCTTTGCAATTACTTAATGATCCAAAAAAATTACCAAATTCAATTTATCCTTTATTTTTACAAGAAGGTAAATTTATTTTTAGTAAAACAGAACTAAAAGCAAAAAACATAACTCTACCGAAAGATATACTAGACGATACTATCTTTGTTGATTAA
- a CDS encoding cyclase family protein produces the protein MNLFSAKITDLSHLVTEQSPTWDNVSIKLTTHYESITENSDAKFKIQCLETPMGIGTHIDLPNHLNKNLTTADKFNIDQPFYDTYVIKLSHFMQENFKISLQHIHAFEKKYGTIKANSLIFFYTGWDQFWENAERYRNNLIFPSISPEAAKYLVDRNIAGIGIDTLSPDAGNSMFEVHQEMLQNGKFILENVANLSLIPEINAKTLVLPLKLSNATESPIRLIALHE, from the coding sequence ATGAATCTTTTTTCTGCAAAAATTACTGACTTATCGCACCTTGTCACAGAACAATCTCCCACATGGGATAATGTCTCTATTAAATTAACAACTCATTATGAATCTATAACAGAAAATTCAGACGCTAAATTTAAGATACAGTGTTTAGAAACCCCTATGGGAATTGGAACACATATTGATTTGCCAAATCATTTAAATAAAAATTTAACGACTGCAGATAAATTTAATATTGATCAGCCATTTTATGATACTTATGTCATTAAATTATCGCATTTTATGCAAGAAAATTTTAAAATCAGTCTTCAGCATATTCATGCATTCGAAAAAAAATATGGCACAATTAAAGCTAATAGTTTAATTTTTTTTTATACTGGATGGGATCAATTTTGGGAAAATGCCGAGAGGTATCGAAACAATTTAATATTTCCAAGTATTTCCCCAGAAGCAGCAAAATATTTAGTAGATAGAAATATTGCAGGAATAGGTATCGATACCTTATCTCCCGATGCCGGAAATAGTATGTTCGAAGTTCACCAAGAAATGCTGCAAAACGGAAAATTTATCTTAGAAAATGTTGCTAATTTAAGTTTAATTCCTGAGATAAATGCAAAAACTTTAGTTTTGCCTCTTAAATTATCAAACGCTACAGAATCGCCTATTCGCCTGATAGCACTACATGAATAA
- a CDS encoding ABC transporter substrate-binding protein — protein MKISKFVFYPLSFLLALFIHSVTFAATKIKLVTENYPPFNMEESGKIVGMSTDILKELLKRENIEYSLELFPWARSYKMGMEEKDTVVYSTTRTPEREALFKWVGPLVSNDWVFFAKKGSSIKINSLDDARKYSVGGYNGDATSEFLLKEKFEKGKNLQLATNDKQNALKLEAGRIDLWATGSQLGPWIAKTEKTGKVVPLYTFKKTEMYAAFNKDFDAALIKKLNDALDKMKKEGFVNKIYDKYR, from the coding sequence ATGAAAATTTCAAAATTTGTTTTTTACCCACTAAGTTTTCTTTTAGCCTTGTTCATTCATTCTGTTACTTTTGCAGCAACTAAAATTAAATTAGTTACAGAAAACTATCCTCCTTTTAATATGGAAGAAAGTGGAAAAATAGTTGGAATGTCCACTGATATTTTAAAAGAGCTATTAAAAAGAGAAAATATTGAATATAGCTTAGAACTTTTTCCTTGGGCTCGCTCTTATAAAATGGGTATGGAAGAAAAAGACACTGTTGTTTATTCCACAACAAGAACACCGGAAAGAGAAGCTTTATTTAAATGGGTTGGTCCTTTAGTTTCAAATGACTGGGTGTTTTTTGCAAAAAAAGGAAGCTCAATAAAAATAAATAGTTTAGACGATGCCAGAAAATATTCCGTTGGTGGTTACAATGGTGATGCTACTTCAGAGTTTTTATTAAAAGAAAAGTTTGAAAAAGGTAAAAACTTACAACTAGCAACAAACGACAAACAAAATGCATTGAAACTTGAGGCTGGCCGTATTGACCTATGGGCTACTGGCTCACAACTAGGCCCATGGATTGCTAAAACCGAAAAGACCGGCAAAGTGGTTCCACTTTATACCTTCAAAAAGACTGAAATGTATGCAGCTTTTAATAAGGATTTCGATGCCGCTTTAATTAAAAAATTAAACGATGCTCTAGACAAAATGAAAAAAGAAGGATTTGTCAATAAAATATATGACAAGTATAGGTAA
- the mnmG gene encoding tRNA uridine-5-carboxymethylaminomethyl(34) synthesis enzyme MnmG: MRSLKYDVVVVGGGHAGCEAALAAARMQQKTLLITMSIDRIGQMSCNPAIGGTAKGHLVKEIDALGGEMGAAIDKTGIQFRILNKSKGPAIWSSRAQADMDLYRSYMRKTLEDTDNLDILQDTVASLLIENDQVQGVKTNLDQLIHSNCVVLTTGTFLNGLIHIGERRITAGRAGEPASIELAEALKNYGFQVGRMKTGTTPRLDARSIDFSKLERQDSDPDFVPFSMRTKSMPQELVPCYITHTNEKTHEVIKSHMHLSPLYSGIITGIGPRYCPSIEDKVVKFPDRLSHQIFIEPEGYQTHEIYPNGISTSLPIHVQEAFLKTIRGFENVVIMKPGYAIEYDYVQPTELHPTLETKKIGNLYFAGQLNGTTGYEEAAAQGLIAGINAALKAQNKKPFILSRAESYIGVLIDDLTTLGTNEPYRMFTSRAENRLKLREDNAEARLTNYGKELGLISDTIFAEFKERIDKIEFEKARIKSIWLNPTPEFNAKLTEFGLPELSNNVTLEAYLKRPETNIRNLKEAGLVSDFDLRILRCLEIEVKYDGYIRREEVLSDKLKTFDHVWIPKEFNYHSVSGLSREVVEKLKKHNPSTLGQASRISGITPAAVTLLHTMIDRERAVKKAPIVNEIFTN, from the coding sequence ATGCGTTCATTAAAATATGATGTTGTCGTTGTTGGTGGTGGTCATGCAGGCTGTGAAGCTGCTTTGGCGGCAGCCCGTATGCAACAAAAAACACTCCTCATAACAATGAGTATCGATCGCATCGGGCAAATGTCATGCAACCCTGCCATAGGCGGCACCGCAAAAGGTCATTTAGTTAAAGAAATCGATGCTTTAGGCGGAGAAATGGGTGCAGCCATCGATAAAACTGGTATCCAATTTCGTATTTTAAATAAAAGCAAAGGACCTGCTATTTGGTCTAGCCGTGCGCAAGCTGATATGGATCTTTACCGTAGTTATATGCGCAAAACTTTAGAAGATACTGATAATCTTGATATATTACAAGACACTGTCGCATCTTTACTCATTGAAAATGATCAAGTGCAAGGTGTTAAAACAAATCTTGATCAACTTATTCATTCGAATTGTGTTGTATTAACTACTGGAACATTCCTAAATGGTCTCATTCATATCGGTGAAAGAAGAATCACGGCGGGAAGAGCTGGAGAGCCTGCTAGCATTGAACTCGCAGAAGCATTAAAAAACTATGGTTTTCAAGTGGGAAGAATGAAAACGGGGACTACACCAAGACTTGATGCCCGTTCGATAGATTTTAGCAAATTAGAAAGACAAGACAGCGATCCTGATTTTGTTCCTTTTAGCATGCGGACTAAAAGCATGCCGCAAGAGTTAGTTCCCTGTTACATTACTCATACTAATGAAAAAACTCATGAAGTAATTAAGAGCCATATGCATTTATCTCCACTATATAGTGGAATTATTACTGGCATAGGTCCTCGTTATTGCCCAAGTATAGAAGATAAAGTAGTTAAATTTCCTGATAGACTAAGCCATCAAATTTTTATAGAACCAGAAGGTTATCAAACTCATGAAATTTATCCAAATGGAATCAGCACAAGTCTACCTATTCATGTTCAAGAAGCTTTTTTAAAAACCATTCGTGGATTTGAAAATGTTGTTATTATGAAACCTGGATATGCAATTGAATATGATTATGTTCAACCTACTGAACTACATCCAACTTTAGAAACTAAAAAAATTGGCAATTTGTATTTTGCTGGACAACTAAATGGCACTACTGGTTACGAAGAAGCTGCTGCACAAGGCTTAATTGCCGGAATTAATGCAGCTTTAAAAGCACAAAATAAAAAGCCATTTATTCTAAGTCGGGCTGAAAGTTATATTGGTGTCTTGATAGATGACCTTACCACATTAGGTACTAATGAACCTTACCGGATGTTCACAAGTCGTGCAGAAAATAGATTAAAATTAAGAGAAGATAATGCAGAAGCTCGCCTAACCAATTACGGAAAAGAACTAGGGCTTATTTCCGATACAATTTTTGCTGAATTTAAAGAGAGAATCGACAAAATTGAATTTGAAAAAGCACGAATTAAAAGTATTTGGTTAAACCCTACACCTGAATTCAACGCTAAATTAACAGAATTTGGTTTACCAGAATTATCAAATAACGTTACATTAGAAGCTTATTTAAAGCGTCCAGAAACAAACATCCGTAATTTAAAAGAAGCTGGTTTAGTTTCTGATTTTGATTTAAGAATTCTTAGATGTTTAGAAATTGAAGTTAAATACGATGGTTATATCAGACGGGAAGAAGTTTTAAGTGATAAATTAAAAACTTTTGATCATGTTTGGATCCCTAAAGAATTTAATTATCATTCTGTTAGTGGTTTATCTAGAGAAGTCGTTGAAAAATTAAAAAAGCACAACCCAAGCACTTTAGGTCAAGCTTCAAGAATCAGCGGTATTACACCAGCAGCAGTTACTTTATTGCATACTATGATAGATAGAGAAAGAGCTGTAAAGAAAGCTCCAATTGTTAATGAAATTTTTACTAATTAA
- a CDS encoding GNAT family N-acetyltransferase, protein MLVDLHFVNLSHTKCIDELIGGQIEALENAGIKGVIFSKIDYLVYPEAYAVLAFNSEKKLVGGARIYQRSLEKVLPLEHDESYLPEEFRKYITEKKNFFELRGLWVAKEYIGNDLGKEITRKCIENAYKLGAAGIVATGQKRTYEYYGKYFNFEIDSRIPPFPFPDKRFETVVAFHKKENW, encoded by the coding sequence ATGCTTGTTGATCTGCATTTTGTGAATTTAAGTCATACGAAGTGTATTGATGAATTAATAGGTGGCCAAATTGAGGCCTTAGAAAATGCAGGAATAAAAGGAGTTATCTTTTCAAAAATTGACTATTTAGTTTATCCAGAAGCATATGCAGTTTTAGCATTTAACTCTGAGAAAAAATTAGTTGGTGGAGCTAGAATATATCAACGAAGTTTAGAAAAAGTATTACCACTAGAACATGATGAAAGTTATTTACCAGAGGAATTTAGAAAATACATTACAGAAAAAAAGAATTTTTTTGAATTAAGGGGTTTGTGGGTTGCCAAAGAGTATATTGGAAATGATCTTGGTAAGGAAATAACTAGAAAATGCATAGAAAATGCTTACAAATTAGGAGCTGCGGGTATTGTAGCTACTGGACAAAAACGAACATATGAATACTATGGAAAGTACTTTAATTTTGAAATTGATTCTAGAATACCTCCATTTCCATTTCCTGATAAACGATTTGAAACAGTAGTTGCTTTCCATAAAAAAGAAAATTGGTAG
- a CDS encoding fatty acid desaturase produces the protein MNKMDWVSCKAKFKIQKIQWQNILLLLLNITLIFISFYFQDNFYYFPIKILTLTLALLQIYLLLHEATHYKIVNNNILSEVIAHVLGWLIFLPFLARKRSHLLHHSWTGHPIGDPANKRLIQRFSVINHRQRKILEFIWRSWLPLLALNDRIGLWRDAFLQRKNLNSSKEIKKEIFFIYLYIIFYILFFIFLIQQNLFLSFIKIYAPAFFFLLFLEELANGPHHAETPLLNETDRSLPYWEQQVVTHSCKSIPIWSNYILLNFNLHNAHHYIPWAPWYELKKIHNEMIKIDPNIEKNRVYNEITWSIKNRKKPLLNIMGHYFNKIKN, from the coding sequence ATGAACAAAATGGACTGGGTTTCTTGTAAAGCTAAGTTCAAGATTCAAAAAATTCAATGGCAAAATATTTTACTATTATTACTAAATATTACATTAATTTTTATATCTTTTTACTTCCAAGACAATTTTTATTATTTTCCTATCAAAATTTTAACTCTAACTTTAGCCCTACTACAAATTTATTTGTTACTGCATGAGGCAACTCATTATAAAATAGTAAATAATAATATCCTAAGCGAAGTCATTGCACATGTTTTAGGTTGGCTCATTTTTTTGCCATTTCTAGCTCGCAAACGCTCACATTTACTCCACCATTCTTGGACTGGTCATCCTATAGGAGATCCTGCTAATAAAAGACTCATTCAAAGATTTTCAGTTATAAATCATCGTCAAAGAAAAATTTTAGAATTCATTTGGCGCAGTTGGCTTCCACTTTTAGCCCTAAATGACAGAATTGGTCTTTGGAGAGACGCTTTTCTCCAAAGAAAAAACTTAAATAGTTCAAAGGAAATTAAAAAAGAAATATTTTTTATATATCTTTACATAATTTTTTATATTCTATTTTTTATTTTTCTTATTCAACAAAATCTTTTTCTTTCATTTATTAAAATTTATGCTCCTGCATTTTTTTTCTTGTTATTTTTAGAAGAACTGGCAAATGGACCACATCATGCAGAAACCCCGCTATTAAACGAAACAGATCGTTCACTACCATATTGGGAACAACAAGTTGTTACGCATTCATGTAAAAGCATTCCAATTTGGTCTAATTACATATTGCTAAATTTTAATTTACATAATGCCCATCATTATATACCATGGGCTCCATGGTATGAATTAAAAAAAATTCACAATGAAATGATTAAAATAGATCCAAATATAGAAAAGAACCGAGTATATAATGAAATTACTTGGTCCATTAAAAACAGGAAAAAACCTTTACTTAATATAATGGGGCACTATTTTAATAAAATAAAAAATTAA
- a CDS encoding MBL fold metallo-hydrolase yields MSFIFKQFKDEVSSTYTYLTGDSNEIAIIDSVFENVEEYIKFIEENKLTLKFIIETHVHADHVTGINLLQKKYPAAIAVISNQANIQYKAKKMQDNEELMVGKISLKAIHTPGHTNDSMSLLVADNRLCTGDCLFIGSCGRTDFQQGSNQDMFLSLTKISKLSLDTLIYPGHDYNNRYVSNLREELLQNKVLKLLPDYPKFCAELDSWKLPPPKKIKESVPANLNGGLL; encoded by the coding sequence ATGAGTTTTATATTTAAGCAATTTAAAGATGAAGTAAGTTCAACTTATACTTATTTAACTGGAGATAGTAATGAAATTGCAATAATAGATTCAGTATTCGAAAATGTTGAAGAATATATCAAATTTATAGAAGAAAATAAATTAACACTTAAGTTTATTATTGAAACACATGTTCATGCCGATCATGTTACTGGAATTAATTTGCTCCAAAAAAAATATCCCGCAGCAATTGCTGTTATAAGTAATCAAGCTAATATTCAATATAAAGCTAAAAAAATGCAAGATAATGAAGAATTAATGGTCGGAAAAATTTCTCTAAAGGCTATACATACCCCAGGGCATACTAATGATTCTATGTCCTTATTAGTTGCTGATAATAGATTGTGCACAGGTGATTGTTTATTTATAGGATCATGTGGAAGGACTGATTTTCAACAAGGAAGCAATCAAGATATGTTTCTTTCATTAACGAAAATTAGTAAATTATCTTTAGATACTTTAATCTATCCTGGGCATGATTATAACAATCGTTATGTTTCTAACTTAAGGGAAGAACTATTGCAAAATAAAGTATTAAAATTGCTTCCTGATTATCCAAAGTTTTGTGCTGAACTTGATTCTTGGAAATTGCCTCCACCTAAAAAAATAAAAGAATCTGTTCCTGCAAATTTAAATGGCGGGTTGTTATAA
- the thiD gene encoding bifunctional hydroxymethylpyrimidine kinase/phosphomethylpyrimidine kinase — protein MQEKNFAFKEYKRLLTIAGSDCSGGAGIQADLKTFQHFECYGMSILTALTAQNTLGVTSIHEIPSEFIAEQFHSILNDIGTDAIKIGMLFSADIIDCVVKCLKKYNCSNIILDPVMLSKNNYELISPEAISALKKNLLPQVNIITPNIPEAEYLLGYSISTKNDMEKAGEDLLNYGMQAVIIKGGHFSSQVFSADCLVMQEKNRIKKVWLETERIKSQNTHGTGCTFSAALAVHLAKEENIEKAFYLAKEYIFQCIQKGSMYKIGKGIGPVCHF, from the coding sequence ATGCAAGAAAAAAATTTTGCTTTTAAAGAATACAAGCGTTTATTGACGATTGCGGGTTCCGATTGTAGTGGAGGGGCTGGTATTCAAGCTGACCTAAAAACATTTCAACATTTTGAATGTTATGGTATGAGTATTCTTACTGCATTAACTGCACAAAATACATTAGGGGTCACTTCTATTCATGAAATTCCTTCTGAATTTATTGCAGAACAATTTCATTCCATCTTAAATGATATAGGAACTGATGCGATAAAAATTGGAATGCTTTTTTCTGCAGATATCATTGATTGTGTTGTTAAATGTCTTAAAAAATATAATTGTTCAAATATAATTTTAGACCCTGTAATGTTATCAAAAAATAATTATGAATTAATCTCACCCGAAGCAATTTCTGCTTTAAAAAAAAATTTACTACCACAAGTTAATATTATTACCCCCAATATTCCTGAAGCTGAATATTTATTAGGGTATTCAATATCAACTAAAAATGACATGGAAAAGGCTGGCGAGGATCTTCTAAATTATGGAATGCAAGCAGTCATTATTAAAGGAGGGCATTTTTCATCGCAAGTTTTTAGTGCTGATTGTTTAGTTATGCAAGAAAAAAATAGAATAAAAAAAGTATGGCTTGAAACTGAAAGAATTAAAAGCCAAAATACGCATGGAACTGGTTGTACTTTTTCAGCTGCATTGGCGGTCCATTTGGCGAAAGAAGAAAATATAGAAAAAGCATTTTATTTAGCCAAAGAATATATTTTTCAATGTATCCAAAAAGGTTCTATGTATAAAATTGGAAAAGGGATAGGACCAGTTTGTCATTTTTAA